Below is a genomic region from Billgrantia tianxiuensis.
ATGCGTTCGAACTGCGCGGGGCGGTACTCCTGCATCAGCTCGCGCATCTCACTGCGTTGCTCGGCATCCAGCATAGGCATCGTGGTTTTCTCGCCGCCCATCATCGGGCAAGGCATCATGTCGCCGCCCATCATGCCGGGCCCCATGCCGCCGCCCATCATGCCGGGCCCCATGCCGCCGCCCATCATGCCGGGCCCCATGCCACCGCCCATCATGCCGGAGCCCATGCCACCGCTCATCATGCCGGGCCCCATGCCACCGCTCATCATGCCGGGGCCCATGCCACCGCTCATCATGCTGGGGCCCATGCCACCGCTCATCATGCCGGAGCCCATGCCGCCATTTGTCGTGCCCGAGAGCATTTCCATTTCACCCTGAGCCAGTGCATGACTGGCGACACCCATCGCCAGGGCGAAGCCCAAGGCGTAAGCGATATTTGTCTTCATGATCGTATCCTCTGGGGCGCATGGCCCTTCGTCGTTATGGCCAGTGGTACCGGCCAAGGGTCAGGTGCGGTCGCCCGACTTGGGGAATGGCGCTTGGCCGCGCCAGGCGCGGCAAGCCAGGCACTTTTGTTGCTGAAACGAGGGAATGGCGTCGGATGGGTGTGTCAGGGACGCAGGCGCTGGGTCAATAAATAGAGCGGCAGCGACGCCAGGAGCGGCTGACGGCTGGGTTGGCCGATAGTGGTTTCGACACGCGGGGGTTGTGGTCCTACAGCGAAATCGTGAGGCGTGCCGGTATCGACGTCCGGGCGATCCGCCCGCAGCAATGCCTCGTTGGCACGCTCCCAGCCATGACCGTGTTCGCAATGGGGGGGAGGAAGCCGGAAGTTTTCGGTCCCGCTTTCGATGGCGACAGGGTGGCTGGAGGGTGGGGATGGATGCGCAAGGGCCGGTAGGGTTAGCGCCATGGTCAGCGCCAATACCAGGGAAACAGCGAGCCAGCCTCTACGCCACCCAAAAGGGGTGAACGATCGAACTGAGGTCAGGATTGCCCACTGTTGCATGGCATATCGCTCCGACGTGACAGGCAAGTTCAGAATAGTCGATCCCGCTGTGCCATCGTTTGACCTGTATCAACCAAAAATCTCTCTTCTCAAGCTATGTCTAGCTCATAGATTTTTGATTTGTCGATTTTTTCGATGAGGAGGACGCGATGTCGCTTGCGGCTTTTCGAAGGCCATGGAAGACTAGGCTCACTTGGGCTTTCTGGACGGCTTCGATCGCTGATGCTCCCTCGCTCACTCTCCTGGCTGCTTTGTCTTCTGTTCGGTATCGCGCTGGCGTTGCCGCAGGTGGCCATGAGCGACTGGAAGCACGGCAACGAGGGCTGTCTGGTGGAGGCCTACTCGGTACTCGACCACGCCTCTCCGCCCGATATGGATCAGGTTCAAGCGCAGTCTGCCGAGAAGCTAGCTTGTAGCGCCCCTTGTCCCGCCTGTTTTGGTACCTCCTTGGCGCTTCTCTCCGTAGCCCCGCATGCGCTGGAGCCTCGCTGGGGCACCGATGAGATGCCTTCCCAAGCCCCCCTGATCGCCCGGAACGCCCTCCTCGCGCCTGAATGCTGCTGCTCAGATTTGTCGCCGCTCGGCTATGCGAGTGGCGTCGGACAGTCATTCCTCGAGGAATCCGTTATGCAACGCCGCGATTTTCTTCGCTATTCCGCCTTGGGTGGGGTGGCGCTCTCCGCTTCCGGGCTACTGGCCTATGCCATTGCCGGTCGGCATGCCGACCATGCCCCCGCTTCCCTGCTGGACGCCACGACCCTGCCCGAGGGACAACCCCTGCAGCTGCTGCCGCGAATCACCAATCTTGCCGATCAGCCGGGCCTGTTTCGCAGCGTGCTCACCCCGGCACCGCACGCGGTCGCCCTCGGCGATGATCATCAAGCCCGCCTGTGGCTCTACAACCGCAAGGTGGCGCCGCTGATCGAGGTCTCCGAAGGCGACGAGTTCGATGTCACCCTGGTCAACGAGCTGGAGCAGGAGACCACCCTGCACTGGCATGGCGTGGCCGTGGCCAATACGCACGATGGTGGACCCGGCGATGCCGTGGCGCCGGGCGAGTCGCGTCGTTATCGGCACACCTTCGCCGACGGCAGCGCGGCCCTGAACTGGTTCCATCCTCATCCTCACGGGGTGCTGGCCGGGCAGATCGCGCACGGCTTGGCCGGCGTGCTGCTGGTGCGGCCGCGGCAGGAGGTGGTGCCAGCCGAAGTGGAAGAGCACCTGTTGGTGGTCAACGACCTGCGCCTGAGCGATGCCGGCGAGGTGATGCCTCATACCGACGAGGATTGGATGAACGGCCGCGAGGGCGAATTGCTGCTGGTCAACGGCCAGCGACGGCCGCGCCTGGAGGTGGCGCCGGGCACCACCCTGAGGCTGCGGCTGGTCAATGCCTGTGCCGGTCGCTACCTGCGCTTGCGTCTGGAAGGGCACGAGCTCTCCTTGATCGGTACCGATGGTGGGCTGCTCGAGCAGCCCCGGCCGCTGGAGGAACTGCTGCTGACACCGGGTGAGCGCGCCGACCTGCTGGTGCGTATCAGTGAGCAGGGGGGCGAGCGCTTCATATTGGCCAGCCATCCCTACGAGCGAGGCTGGATGGGCGCTCGACCTTCCCATCTGGACGCGGTGGCCCCGCTGCTGACGATCCAGACCCGTGAGGCAGACGTGGTTCCCGCCGTGACCCTGCCGGTGCGGCTGGCTCGCATCGAACCCCTTGGCGAGCCCGCCGTGCGTCGCACGGTCGTCCTGACGGAAGTGATGCCCGGTATGGAGCATGATGCCGGTGGTGCGATGGAGCGTGGTGGCCACGGCGGCACTGCTGGCGGTGCGATGGATCATGGTGGCGGCCATGGTGAAAGCGGGAAGGGCATGGCGGCCGGCAACGGTCGCCCGCCGGTGGACTTCTTGATCAATGGTCGCAGCTTCGCCATGGGCGAGGTGATGTTCGAAGGCAGGGTCGGCGAAGTGGAGGAGTGGGAAATATTCAACGACTCCCACATGGACCATCCCTTTCATGTCCACGGCACGCATTTCCAAGTGGTGGCCAGGCGCCAGGGCAATGACGAGTGGCAGTCGGCAGCCTGGCTCGCCTGGAAGGATACCGTCAACTTGGCGCCCGATGAGCGGATCAGGATCCGCCTGGCGTTCCATTCCCCCGGGGATTGGCTGTTCCACTGCCACATCATCGAGCATGAGGAGATGGGCATGATGGCGGCGATCCGGGTCCGTTGAGTCTGATATGGCCGGTGCTTGGCAGTGACGTGGCACCGGGGCTACTCCTTCGAAGGGAGGGAACTGTGATGTACAAGAAGTGCCTCATCCTTGCTCTGCTGGTGCCGCTGGCGTTGTTGGTCGGCTGCTCCAATGAGACCGCGGATATTTCCTTGGACGAACTGCGTCAGAAGACACATATCCACGGGTTGGCTTTCGATCGGGCCGATAGCGACCGGCTGCTAGTGGCGACTCATCATGGCCTGCATGTGGTCGACAGCAATCGTCGAGTACGCCAGATCTCCAGCGAGAGCCATGATTTCATGGGCTTCTCCCCGCATCCCGAAGAGGCCGGGCTGCTCTTCGCCAGCGGTCATCCCGCACGTGGCGGCAATCTGGGTGTCATGGTCTCCGCGGATGGCGGAGAGCGCTGGGAGCAACGTTCCCCTGGTGCCGATGGACCGGTGGATTTCCATCAGATGACCATCAGCGAAGCGAATCCGGACGTGCTTTACGGTGCCTATGCCGGCAAGCTGCAGGTGAGCCGCGATGGAGGCCACGCATGGCAGGTACAGGCCGATGCGCCTCCTGGCCTGATTGCGTTGGCGGCTTCCAGCCGTGAGCCGGAGCATCTCTACGCCGCCACACAAAATGGCCTGCTCATGAGCCCTGATGGTGGCCTGCGCTGGCGTCTCGTACATCCTCAACGCGATCCGGTGAGCGTTGTCCTGAGCAGCGGAGGAGAGCTCTATGCCTTCATGCTTGGCGTTGGGCTGCTACGTGCCGAAGAAGCCGCGCGGGAGTGGACGTTGGTCAACGAGAACTGGGGCGAGAACTACCTGATGCATCTCGCGGTGGACCCCAGTGATCCCGACCGATTGATCGCGGCAGATGACCAGGGGTATCTGTGGCTGAGTGAAGATGCCGGCCAGCACTGGTCGGCGCTGTAAGGCCGTCATTGCCATGGGCAACGCTGCCAAATCAAGGAAAGCGCCATGATCGAGTATCCACAAATCGACCCGGTGGCCATCTCCATCGGACCTCTGCAAGTCCACTGGTATGGCCTGATGTACGTGGTGGGCTTCGTCGCTGCCTGGTGGCTGGGGCGTCGTTGGGCGCACCGCCTGGGCCTGAGCCATGACGACATTGGCGACCTGCTGTTCTATGCCGCTATCGGCGTGGTGGCTGGTGGCCGCCTGGGTTACGTGCTGTTTTATGGCATGGAGCGGTTCCTGGCCAACCCGCTGTGGCTGTTCAGTGTCTGGGAAGGGGGCATGAGCTTCCACGGCGGGCTGGGGGGTACTGTTGGCAGCATTGCTGTTTGCCCGCAAGAAGAAACTCGGCTTCTTTCAACTGACCGACTTCATCGCCCCCATGGTGCCTATCGGCCTGGGGGCCGGGCGTATAGGCAACTTCATCAACCACGAACTGCCGGGGCGCGTCAGCGACCTGCCCTGGGCCATGCCGTTTCCGCACATGGGGCCGGAGCCGCGCCATCCCTCGGCGCTCTATGAGTTCGCTCTCGAGGGCGTGGTGCTGTTCGTCGTGCTGTGGTGGGTCGCGAGCCGGCCGCAGCGGCGAGGCTTCGTCTCGGGACTGTTCCTGCTGCTCTACGGTGTCTTCCGCTTCGCGGTGGAGTTCGTGCGTCTACCCGATGCGCATATCGGTTTCATCGCCTTCGGTTGGGTGACCATGGGCATGCTGTTGACGCTGCCGATGATCGCCGCCGGGGCTGCCCTCATTCTGTGGTCGCGCCGCCAGGCCCGGGATGTGCCTGCCGCAGCGGCTCCTGCTCAGGGAGTGGGCTGATGCTAGCGTGGTTTGCGCGCAAACCCGCCAAGGGCCGCCAGCGTGCTTGGGGCAAGCTGGCTATCTTCGTGACCCTGGCGCATGTCCTGGGGTTGGTGTCATCGGTAGAGGCGTTGATGTCGAGCCGGACGTCTCAGGCGGCGGTTGCCTGGATCGTCTCGCTCAACACGATTCCCTACGTGGCGGTCCCGGCTTACTGGGTCTTCGGACGCAACAAGTTCGAAGGCTATGTGCTTTCGCGGCGCGATGAAGATACCGAGTTGACCCGAGCCTTGTCGTCGAAGCTCGACGAGCTGCGTGCCCATCGGGTGGAGTGGACCAACGACGATCGCCAACTGGCAGGTGTGGAGCAGCTTGCCAAGCTGCCCTATCTGGGTGGGAACGCGGCCACACTGCTGGTGGATGGTGAGGAGACCTTCGCCAGCCTGTTCGCGGGAATCGATGCCGCCGAGCGCTACCTGCTGGTGCAGTTCTATATCGTGCGCGATGACGATCTCGGCCAAGCGTTCCAGCAGCGGCTCATCGCGAAGGCCAACGAGGGCGTCGACGTCTATTTCCTGTATGACGAGATTGGCAGCTACAAGCTGCCGAGCACCTACCTGCAGGAGCTGCGTGACGCCGGGGTGAACGTTCACCGGTTCCACTCCACGCGCGGGCCAGGCAACCGCTTCCAGCTCAACTTCCGCAATCACCGCAAGATCATGGTGGTCGATGGCGCGCAGGCGTGGATCGGGGGCTTCAACGTCGGCGACGAATACCTGGAGGGACACGAGAGCCTCGGCCCCTGGCGGGATACGCACCTCAAGCTCGAGGGGCCTGCCGCGCTGGCCTTGCAACTGGTCTTCCTCGAGGACTGGCACTGGGCCACCGAGGAGGTTCCCGAGCTTCCCTGGGAGCCGTCGGTGCCTTCCGCCAATGGCGTACCTGCGCTCATCCTGCCTTCGGGTCCTGCCGATCGTTTCGAAACGGCAAGCCTGATGGTCCAGCAGGCAATCCATGCGGCGCGCGAGCGTATCTGGATCTCGAGCCCCTACTTCGTTCCCGATGAGGGCGTGCAGTCGATGCTCAAGCTGGCGGCCTTGAATGGTGTGGATGTAAGGATTCTGATCCCTGAGCGACCGGACAATCTCCTGACCTTCTATGCCGCTTACGCGTTTCTCGGCCCGTTGCTCGATGCGGGGGTCGAGATTCACCGCTATCAGGAGGGTTTTCTGCATGGCAAGGCATTCCTGGTCGACGACGTGGGGGCCGCGGTGGGCACGGTGAACCTCGATAACCGCTCCTTCCGTCTCAACTTCGAGGTCACGGCGCTGGTGATGGATCCGGACTTCGCTGGCGATGTCGAGGCGATGTTCGAGCGGGACTTCGCCCGGTCGCGCCGGATGACACGAGAAGAAATTTACGATAACCCGCTGTGGCATCGGGTCGCTGCACGAGGCGCCTACCTGTTTGCCCCGGTGCTGTAATGTCGCCAAGGAGTGAAACCAGAGTTCTGCTGCTGTCGAATCTCTGGAGGATCGTTAGTATGGTGGCTTCGTTCATTAGCCCCCTAAAGATGGGAAGACTAGAGGCAATCGCTATGAAGCATCACGGCACGGTACGTGAATACTGTTGGCCGTTGCAGCGCCTGACATGGCTACCGCTGATCGTCGGCATGCTGGTCACCGTTCTGTCGGCTGGTACGGCCTGGGCCGAAGAAGAGGCGCAAGCCGGGGAGAGCGACGAGGCTGCCAATGAGTGGCCCAAGGGGCACTATCCGCTGCCCGAACAGGGCGATGTCATTGGCGAGGATTATATCGTCAAGGCGCGCGACGAGGAGACCCTGCTCGACATCGCTCGCGAACATAACGTGGGCTATGAGGAGATCCGCCGGGCCAATCCCGATGTCAGCGTCTGGTTGCCGGGTGAGGGCACCGAGGTCGTCATTCCCGGCCGTTTCATCCTGCCGCCGGTGGAGCGCGAGGGCATCGTCATCAACGTCGCCGAGCTCAGGCTGTACTATTACCCGCCGGCAGGCGAAGGCGAGATACCGCGGGTGGAGACCTACCCGATCGGCATCGGGCGGGAGGGCTTCGATACACCGCTGGGCAAGACCAAGACCACCATGCGGCTCAAGGACCCGGCTTGGTACCCGCCGCGCTCGGTGCGCGAGGAGGCCGCCGCGCGTGGTGAGACGGCGCCCGCCGTGGTACCGCCGGGGCCGGACAACCCGCTTGGGCGGCATGCCATCCTGCTCGACATTCCCGGCTACCTCATCCATGGCACCAATCTGCCCGATGGCATCGGCATGCGCGCCAGCCGCGGCTGCATTCGCATGTACCCGGAAGACATCGAGTCGATCTTCGACCGCGTGCCGGTCGGCATGCAGGTTCATCTCATCAACCAGCCGATCAAGGCCGGCTGGGATGGCGATACGCCCTACGTGCAAGTCTACCAGGCGCTGGAGGAGCAGGAGGCCGGCATGGCCGCATTGATGGAGACCCTGGCGATGCTCGAGCGCAATGGCGATGCGCCCGCCACGCCACTGAACTACGAACTGTTGCGTGAGTTGCTCGAGAACCCCAGCGGCGATGTCGTTGCGCTGACGCCGGCCCCGGAACCCGAGCCGGAACCCGAGGAGGACGCTGGCGAAGAGGAAAGCCTGCTCTGGGAGGAGTTGTCCGTCTAGCCACGTTGCCGTTTCAGCTTGCATTCAGGGTGATGCCTTATTCTCGTGCTTCCCTTAGGCGAATCGAGACACAACCATGCACAAGTCGATTTTGGCAGCCCTGTTCACCCTCTGGTCTGCTGGCTCCCTGGCAGCTCCCGGACACCAAGCGGGTGGTACGCAACAGCCTGACGAGGTGAAGGTGGATCGCGTCATCCAGGTTCAAGCGGGCGAGATGATGTTCGGTCCCGAGGCCTTGGCCGTCGCACCTGGTGAGACGGTAAAGTTCGAAATCCACAACAGCGGCGTGCTGGAACACGAGTTCGTCATTGGTGACCGCGCGGCGCAGGAAGAACACCGCCGCATGATGCAGGAGATGGGGGGGCACGGTGGTCATGGCGGCCATGGTAGCCATGGTGGCCATGACATGGCCGAGGGCGAGCATGGCGGGCATATGCCTGCCGTGACCATTGCCCCTGGCGAGACCGCGACACTCGTTTGGACGGCGCCCGAGGGGGTAAGTCAACTTGAATATGCCTGCAACATTCCCGGTCACTACGAAGCTGGGATGATGGGAAACATCGACTTTCAGGGGTAAACACGATGAAGCTGTTACTTCTCGAGGACGATGACCTGCTGGCAGAGAGCTTGTCGGAAACTCTGGAAGACAACGGCTATCGTGTCGACTCGGCTGCCACGGTGTACGCGGCCGAGTCCCTGATGGCGACCGAGGACTATGCCTTGGCGATTCTCGACCTGGGGCTGCCGGACGGTTCAGGGCTCGACTTGATCGCGCGCTGGCGTGGCCAGGAGCGTCGCTTGCCAATACTGGCTCTTACTGCGCGGGATACCTGGGAAGACAAGGTCGCTGGCCTGCGCCGAGGAGCCGACGATTACCTGACCAAGCCGTTTCATGAAGCAGAACTGCTGGCGCGCCTGCATGCTCTCTTGAGGCGGCAAACAGGTCATTTGAATGCCATGCTCAGCGTCAATGGCATACAGCTCGACGAGGAGAGACGCCAGGTCAGCACTGACGGGTGTCATTGGCAGCCGCTGACGGCCACGGAATTTCGGCTGCTGCGCTACCTGATGCATCATCCCGACCGCGTCTTGTCCAAGGCACAGCTGCTCGACCAACTCTACTCCCTGGAACAGGACGCTCCCGCCCCGAACCTGGTGGAGGTGTATATCGCCAAGCTACGACGTCGCCTGGGCAAGAACGCCATTCAGACCCGGCGCGGACAGGGCTATTTCCTTGCGTCGCATTGAGCGTCGCAGCCTGCGCTTCCGCCTGCTGGTCTGGCTTGGGGGAGTAGCGCTCATCGTGGTAGGCGTGACCTGGCTGTTGCATGGCATCCTGTTGCACGATCTGGCACGAAGCTTTCTTGGTGAGCGATTGCGCCAGGAGGCGGAGCATACGCTGCTCCAGTTCCGCCAGGGGCAACTCTCGACGCAATTATGGCAGGCGGAGAGTCCTGCCTTGCAGGTCTTCCATCACCTCTATGTGCTGGAGCTGGACGGTGAGATCACCACGTCGCATCCAAGCTGGCTCGAAACGTTGGCGCCTTACCTGGAGGGCGAGGATGAAGCGTTGGATATCGTTTCCTCTGGCGAACGTCACCTGCTGGTATATCGCACACGCTTCGAATTCGACGGTCGCTCGGGCGTACTGCTCATCGGCGAGGACTTCGGCCAGGTAGAGGATGGGCTGGAAGCGCTCCACTGGTGGGTGGGTGGCATTGCCGGCCTGCTGCTGATCCTGCTCATCGGTCTCAACATGATGGCGGTCAACCGTGCGCTGTACCCACTCTCCCGGCTACGCAGACAGCTCGACGAACTGCGCTCGGGTACGCGTGAACGGCTGCAACTCGACACGCCTTCCGAACTCGATGGCCTGGTGGCGCAGCTCAATCGCCTCATGGATGAACACGCGCGACGGCTTCAGCGTTCGCGTGAATCCCTGGCCAACCTGTCCCATGCGCTCAAGACGCCGCTGACGGCGGTCATTCAGGTGTTGCGCGGCTCACGCCCCATCGACCCGGGGCGCAGGGAGAAGATGCAGCGCCGCCTGGAGGACATGCATGCTCAGTTGGACACCGAGCTGAAACGTTCCCGTATTGCCGGTCCCAATGCAGGGCAGCGTGCAAACATCCGGCATGAAGCCGAGCAACTCATCGAGATGTTCTCGAACCTCTATCCCGGTAGGAATTTCCGGCTCGGTATCGACGCCTCGGTACCCGTCAGTGTCAATGTAGAGCGACAGGATTTTGCCGAGATGCTGGGTATCCTGCTGGATAATGCCGGCAAGTGGGCGACTTATGAGATTCGTTGCCGAGTGCGGCGAGATACCTCTCTGTCAATTCTGGTCGAGGATGACGGTTCCGGCGTCGCGTCGGGTGACTTGGGCCGCCTGGGGCGGCGTGGCACGCGACTTGACGAAGGCAAGCCTGGCCACGGGCTGGGCCTGTCCATCCTGCGTCAGATCGTCGAACGCTATGCTGGCCAGGTGAGTTTCGAGCCTTCTCCCGAGGGAGGGCTACGGGTCGAGATCATGCTGCCGCTGAATGAGGTGGGCTGACCATTCAGCGTGCTTTCAGCAATCCACCGCATCATGGCGCCTGGAGTTCCCCTGACAGGAGCCATGCATGACGACCAAGAACACCACCGGTATTTCCCTTTCCCGCCGACAACTGCTCAAGGGCGGGGCCGCTTTCGGTTTTGGAGCGGCGGCCCTGGGGCTTGCGCCGGCCTGGGCCGACCCCTGGGGACAAAGTAATGCCTACCCGCAGGGGGCGGTGGAAGGCAACGACATCGCCCTGGCCATTCGCCGGGAAACGCTGGCGATCAATGGCCGCAGTACGCGCCCCATCACCATCAACGGAACGAGCCCCGGGCCACTGATTCGACTGCGGGAAGGGCAGGATGCCACCTTGCGGGTCACCAACCTGATGGACGAACCGACCTCGATTCACTGGCACGGCTTGATTCTGCCGCCCGAGGTCGATGGTGCGCCGGGTATCAGCTTCGCCGGCATCGGTCCGGGGGAAACCTTCACCTATCGCTTCCCCGTGGTGCAGAACGGTACCTACTGGTATCACAGCCACTCCGGCCTGCAGGAGCAGTTGGGTCACGCGGGACCGATCATCATCGATGCCGCCGAGCGCGAGCCGTTCCGTTTCGATCGCGAGCATGTGGTGCTGCTGACCGACTGGACCTACGAAGATCCGGCCACGGTCTTTCGCAACCTGAAGACCGCCGAGGGCTATTACAACCTCCAGGAACGCACCATCACCGACTTCCTGGCCGACATGCGCGAGAATGGCTTCAGGGAAACGGCCCGCACGCGTGCGATGTGGGCACGCATGCGCATGAGTTCGCGCGACATCGCCGACGTTACCGGCAGCACCTACACCTACCTGGTGAACGGCCAGGCGCCGGAGCAGAACTGGACGGCGCTGTTCAAGCCAGGCGAGCGGCTGCGCCTGAGATTCATCAACGGCTCGGCGATGACCTACTTCGACGTGCGCATTCCGGGATTGAAGATGACGGTGGTTGCGGCCGACGGCCAGCCCGTACAGCCCGTACCGGTCGACGAATTCCGCATCGCCGTTGCCGAGACCTATGACGTCATCGTCACTCCCGAGGCGGATACGGCATATACGGTATTCGCCGAATCCATGGACCGCAGTGGCTTCGCCCGTGCGACCCTGGCACCGCGCCTGGGAATGGAAGCCGCGGTTCCCGAGCGGCGCAGGATCGCCGACCGGGGCATGGAGGCGATGGGCGCACATGGTGGCATGGACCACTCCAACATGGCGGGCATGGACCACTCCAACATGGCGGGCATGGACCACTCCAACATGGCGGGCATGGACCACTCCAACATGGCGGGCATGGACCACTCCAACATGGCGGGCATGGACCACTCCAACATGGCGGGCATGGACCACTCCAACATGGCGGGCATGGACCACTCCAACATGGCGGGCATGGACCATTCCAACATGGCGGGCATGGACCATTCCAACATGGCGGACATGGACCATTCCAACATGGCGGGCATGGACCATTCCAACATGGCGGGCATGGACCACTCCAACATGGCGGGCATGGACCATTCCGGCATGCAGCACGACACATCGCCTGGTGCCTCGGAAGGTGACCTGTTGCCGGCGGGAACCGCCCAGCCCGGCTCGCAGTATGACCAGGCGGGAATCGGCATCGATCCTGACGAGCGGCGCATCCTGGTCTATCGCGACCTCAAGGCGTTTCGCCCCTGGCCGGACCGCCGCGAGCCGGAACGTGAGATGGAAATCCACCTGACCGGCAACATGGAGCGTTACATGTGGTCGTTCGACGGCAAGAAGTTCAGCGAGGTCACCGGCCCCATCCACTTCCGCAAGGACGAGCGCCTGCGCCTGATCCTGATCAACGACACCATGATGGAGCACCCCATTCACCTTCACGGCATGTGGATGGAGTTGGAGAACGGGGCGGGGGAACTCATTCCACGCAAGCACACCATCAACGTCAAGCCGGGTGAGCGGGTCTCTGCACTGATTACTGCCGATGCCGAGGGTAGCTGGGCGTTCCATTGCCACCTGCTCTATCACATGGACGCCGGCATGTTCCGTGTCGTCAGGGTTTCGTAAGGAGTTCGCATGAAAACCAGAATCGTACCGATGGCTACCTGCGCCGCTTTCACCGTGCTGGCGATGGCAGCGGCCCATGCCGAGGATGGCTACGACGCTCCGAATGACTGGCCCTCGCCGATGGCAGAACACCATATCTGGGCAGCGGGCTTCGATCGATTGGAGTACGCATGGCCCGACAAGGGGAGGAGCAAAGTTTCGCCTGGGATTTCCAAGCCTGGTATGGCGGTGACATCAATCGTATTTACCTCAAGACCGAAGGCGAGAATGCCCAAGGGGATGGGGCGGGCGCCGAAATCGAACATCTAGACCTGCTCTACAGTCGGCTAATCTCGGATTTCTGGGAGCTACAAGGGGGCATCGGTTACCAGGGAGGGTTCGGCAACAATGACCATCCCGAGCGTACCTATGCGGCGATTGCTCTGCAGGGGCTGGCGCCCTTCTACATTGAAACCGACCTGGCCCTGCGTATCAGCGAAGATGGTGACGCCTGGGTTCAGTTGGAAGCCGAACACGATATGCGCCTGACGCAGCGTCTCTATCTTCAACCGCGTGCGGAGTTGGTGGCTTCAGCTAGTGACGTCGAGGAGTTTCACATGGGAAGTGGCCTGAGCTCGTTGAATACAGGCTTGCGGCTTCGCTACGAAATCACTCGTAAATTTGCTCCCTATGTCGGGGCTTACTGGGAAAAGAGCTACGGCAATACCGCCGATATGGCACGTGCCCATGGCGAGCCTACTGAAGACACTGGTTTCGTGGCCGGTATTCGTGTGTTGTTCTGAGACGACTGGTGCAGCAGTCGTGCGCTGTTGCACCGGCTTTACCAGGGTGGCATGGACTAGCCAGAACAAACCGATACTTGATCTGCATCAACGAAGTTGGCGCCTTCCATTGTCATACTGAGTTCGTCGGCATGCCCTGTCGGCTTATTCCGGACCCTGGAATGGAAGGCACATCCCGATGAGCCTGTACGGACTGCGCAGATCGCTGTTTACCCGATGGCCGGGCATCCTGCTGCTCTGGCTGCTGACCGGGTCGGTAGGGTCGGCCTACGCCTGTTCGTCCCAGGCGGAAGTGGGCGAGCCGGTGAGCCAAGCAATGCTTGCCGCGGCCGATGAGTCATCGTCCCAGCATCCGGAGAACTGCGATGATCACTCCCCCGGCATCACGGCCAGTCTCGGCAAGGTGCCGGCAGATGACCCGCGCAACCTGACCGCCGCGAGCTTGTTCCCCGGCTTGCTCTCCCTGTTCCTCTTGCCTGTCGTAGTGGGTGGGAATCTGATGCTGTCAGACCCCTCGCCGCACTCGCCTAGCCCCATTTATCTCGCCACGGCTCGGATGCGTATCTGAGATCGGCCGTCCGCCACGACGTCTCAAGGATTACGCACCATCCGCGAGTTCGGCCCTTGAGATGGCCGCACTCCAGCATGCGAGGTGAACCATGGATCACGACAAGCCCCTATCCGATCCCGGTGGCCTGCAGCCCATGCGCTTCTGGCTGCCGCTGGGACTCTTTCTCGCCTTCGTGGTGTACCTGCTGTGGGCCGAGCACAGAGTTCACTTCGTGCAG
It encodes:
- a CDS encoding Spy/CpxP family protein refolding chaperone, giving the protein MKTNIAYALGFALAMGVASHALAQGEMEMLSGTTNGGMGSGMMSGGMGPSMMSGGMGPGMMSGGMGPGMMSGGMGSGMMGGGMGPGMMGGGMGPGMMGGGMGPGMMGGDMMPCPMMGGEKTTMPMLDAEQRSEMRELMQEYRPAQFERMGQLMNLRDDLMAAMHAERPDPEEVQAIHAQMAELHGEMMAEMVRMRNAMHDLLTDEQREQWQQQAAPEAVEPDDHAAHH
- a CDS encoding multicopper oxidase family protein, whose product is MQRRDFLRYSALGGVALSASGLLAYAIAGRHADHAPASLLDATTLPEGQPLQLLPRITNLADQPGLFRSVLTPAPHAVALGDDHQARLWLYNRKVAPLIEVSEGDEFDVTLVNELEQETTLHWHGVAVANTHDGGPGDAVAPGESRRYRHTFADGSAALNWFHPHPHGVLAGQIAHGLAGVLLVRPRQEVVPAEVEEHLLVVNDLRLSDAGEVMPHTDEDWMNGREGELLLVNGQRRPRLEVAPGTTLRLRLVNACAGRYLRLRLEGHELSLIGTDGGLLEQPRPLEELLLTPGERADLLVRISEQGGERFILASHPYERGWMGARPSHLDAVAPLLTIQTREADVVPAVTLPVRLARIEPLGEPAVRRTVVLTEVMPGMEHDAGGAMERGGHGGTAGGAMDHGGGHGESGKGMAAGNGRPPVDFLINGRSFAMGEVMFEGRVGEVEEWEIFNDSHMDHPFHVHGTHFQVVARRQGNDEWQSAAWLAWKDTVNLAPDERIRIRLAFHSPGDWLFHCHIIEHEEMGMMAAIRVR
- a CDS encoding WD40/YVTN/BNR-like repeat-containing protein, encoding MYKKCLILALLVPLALLVGCSNETADISLDELRQKTHIHGLAFDRADSDRLLVATHHGLHVVDSNRRVRQISSESHDFMGFSPHPEEAGLLFASGHPARGGNLGVMVSADGGERWEQRSPGADGPVDFHQMTISEANPDVLYGAYAGKLQVSRDGGHAWQVQADAPPGLIALAASSREPEHLYAATQNGLLMSPDGGLRWRLVHPQRDPVSVVLSSGGELYAFMLGVGLLRAEEAAREWTLVNENWGENYLMHLAVDPSDPDRLIAADDQGYLWLSEDAGQHWSAL
- the cls gene encoding cardiolipin synthase; this translates as MLAWFARKPAKGRQRAWGKLAIFVTLAHVLGLVSSVEALMSSRTSQAAVAWIVSLNTIPYVAVPAYWVFGRNKFEGYVLSRRDEDTELTRALSSKLDELRAHRVEWTNDDRQLAGVEQLAKLPYLGGNAATLLVDGEETFASLFAGIDAAERYLLVQFYIVRDDDLGQAFQQRLIAKANEGVDVYFLYDEIGSYKLPSTYLQELRDAGVNVHRFHSTRGPGNRFQLNFRNHRKIMVVDGAQAWIGGFNVGDEYLEGHESLGPWRDTHLKLEGPAALALQLVFLEDWHWATEEVPELPWEPSVPSANGVPALILPSGPADRFETASLMVQQAIHAARERIWISSPYFVPDEGVQSMLKLAALNGVDVRILIPERPDNLLTFYAAYAFLGPLLDAGVEIHRYQEGFLHGKAFLVDDVGAAVGTVNLDNRSFRLNFEVTALVMDPDFAGDVEAMFERDFARSRRMTREEIYDNPLWHRVAARGAYLFAPVL
- a CDS encoding L,D-transpeptidase family protein, translated to MKHHGTVREYCWPLQRLTWLPLIVGMLVTVLSAGTAWAEEEAQAGESDEAANEWPKGHYPLPEQGDVIGEDYIVKARDEETLLDIAREHNVGYEEIRRANPDVSVWLPGEGTEVVIPGRFILPPVEREGIVINVAELRLYYYPPAGEGEIPRVETYPIGIGREGFDTPLGKTKTTMRLKDPAWYPPRSVREEAAARGETAPAVVPPGPDNPLGRHAILLDIPGYLIHGTNLPDGIGMRASRGCIRMYPEDIESIFDRVPVGMQVHLINQPIKAGWDGDTPYVQVYQALEEQEAGMAALMETLAMLERNGDAPATPLNYELLRELLENPSGDVVALTPAPEPEPEPEEDAGEEESLLWEELSV